In the genome of Synechococcus sp. CB0101, the window AGCAACGCATCGGCATCGCGGCGCCCCATCGCCGAGGCGCGCTCGAGCTGGATCACCGCTTCACCGGGACGCTCGCTTAAGGCGCATTCGCCTCGGGCTAACCATTCGCTCGCGGCAGCTGATTGAGCAGCAGCGCTGGTGAAGGGCGGTAAGCGATGGCACTGGCCGCGATCAACCAGGAGTTCGTAGAGGTCACCGCGCAGCGTTGCGGGTAGTCGCGGCGCCAGCCGCCCGAGCCAAGCCGCCTCTGGTGGCCGGAGCTGGGCGTAGAGATTCACCAACCGACTGGCGAGTGGTTCTGGGATGGGTGGTGCCCCTGGTCGGTCATCCTGCAAGCGATGCTCCAGCAGGCTTAGCGCCTCGGAGCTCCGGCCCGCTTGAATCAAGCGGTAGCTCAGTTGATCGAGGGTCGGCGGAGGCTCCCGTTGTTGGGCCTGCGCCTGGGCTGTTGTCTGTAGCGGTATGGCGGGGTTGAGAAATGCTCGAGCCAAGTTGAGGCGTTTGCTCAGCAGTGATGACAGTCCTCGGCCCTGGCGGCTCAGGGGCTCGAGCTCAGCCACCACGGAGCGCCAGTCACGAGCCAGCTCGGCCAGGCCGCTGCGGTAGTCGATCAAGCCGCCATGGTTTCGCAGCCAACGCCAGGCGGCAGGGGCTCCCCACCTGCGCCGGAGCTGTTCCGCATAGGCGGTTGCCAGCGCATCGCGATCTTGCTTGGAGCGGGCTTGCTGCAACCAGCGTTCCACCCGGTTGGTTGGAGCGGGGTTGGGTTGGTTCAACCAACTGTTCTGGATCTCCCGGCGTAGCGGTTCTCGCGGTAGAGGTGCCAGAGCATCCAGGGCTGTTCCAAAACGCCGTTGCGCCAGCAACGCCTCGGCCAACAGCAGCCGAGCCTCACGGGAGTTGGCGTCGATCTTGTTGAGCACATGTCGTGCCTCCCGTTCGGCTTCAGCGAAGCGCCGTTGCTGGAGGGCCTTGGCTCCACGCGCCAAATGGGGGTAGCTGCTGAACCGCTGCCAATCGCGCAACAGATTGGGAAACGCTTGCGCAGGAGCACTGGCCATCAGCCCGCTCAAGCCCGTTCCCACCCAGAACAGCGTGAGCCCATGCCCTAACAGCAACGTGGTGAGCTGTTGTCTCATGGAGCTGTGATCGTGAGTCCAGCCAGACCGCGTTGCCGTTGCCGTTGTTGTTCCATTAACAGCGTCTCCAGGCTGTTTTGGTTGAGCAGACCCCGTTGCAGCAGGTGATCTCCCAGGCGCTCCTGCAACGGGTCAAAGCTGATCAGGGCCTGGCTGAGCACGGCTTGGTTGAGCAGACCCATCTCCACGGCCAGATCTCCTAGCAGGATCAAGTGGCGGCCAAGCGCTTCCACGCGTTCAGGGTTGGGATCCCGCGCTAGTTCACGGATGCCTGCGGCCAGGTCACTGTTCTCATCGGGCCGGTATCCATGGATCAGTCCGATCTGAACACGGCCCTGGGGCACCAGAACCTGGCGGCAGGGACAGCCCAGTTGACGGCTGATCACGCCCAGGGCCACGGCACTGGCGGCGCTTTCGCGCCCCAACACTAAGTTGTTCTCTTCCATGCATAAGGGCAGCACGGAGTATTTGAACGCCAACCGTTCTCCAATCCGCTCAAGCAGCTCGGCATCTGGTTGGAAGGGATTGCAATCGCGCCAGCCGAGCTGATGTTGCTGGGCCAGCGCGGCGGCTAATTGACGGCTGTCGATCAGGCCTTCGTCAAGGAGCTGTTGCCCAATCCTTCGGCGTCCACTGCGTGCCAGTACCTGCTCCAGCTGGGTTCTTCCGAGGGATCCCTGCTCGATCAGGATCTCGCCAATCGGCTGGCTCTTCGAACTTTCGGCGACACTTGGGAACACATGTGTGGTTTTGTCCCAGGCCACTCGCCGTGCATCGCCCATCGCCATCACTTGCCGGAAGGCGCGCAAGTTGCCGAAGAAATTCACCCAGTTGGCCCACACCATGCGTGGAATGGCCATAACACTGGCAACGAAGCCATAGAAGCTGCCCGTGAAGATCATGCGTTGCATGATCCGGTTGAGTAGCAGAAGTCCATTGTACAGAAGCAGACCATGGAGAAAGCGGCTATTTCCGAGAATCGATGCAAACTCCCAGCCGCTCCACCCCTCCAGGCTGATCAACCAAGCAATCCCAAGTTGTACAGCTAGAAGCATCGACAGCAGTCCAATTAGATTGCTGATGCCACCGCGTCGATCGCGCCACAGGAAGTAGTTCAGAAGCCAGTTTCGCGTCCAGGGGATCGTCTGGGATCCTTGAAAGACAATCCCAGTAATCCAGCGTGATTTCTGCCGGATGGCTGTGGCCATCGTCTCGGGAAAGTTTTCGCGTACGCAGATCACCTTGGAGGTGCGTTCATTCACGCCGAAGCGTTGTTCGCGCAGCGGGGCCAGGGCAGGATCCCGAGGGCTGAAGCGCACAAAAATCTCGCGCATCCCAGCCTGTCGCAGGCGGAATCCGATGTCATAGTCCTCGGTGAGGCTCTGGGTTGAGAAGGCAATGCCTTCTCCCTCATTGAGAAGCTGTAGAACTGCTCGGCGGCTGAAGCAGGTGCCAACACCGGCGCTCGGTACTTGCCCAACCAGTGCCTCCCGAACGATCACGTCCTTGCCATGCAGTTCTGCGAATTCATCGGCGTAGTGGTTGGCCGTGAAGTTCCACCAATGGCGATGCAGAAAGGGATAGACCGGCACCTGGATCAGGTCTTTGCGGTCGACCAATAGATTGAATAGCCTTAGTTCCAGGGGCGAGATCACGTCTTCGGCATCATGCAGGATGAAGCCACTGAATTGCACACACGCCTCCTGCTCAAATCTCAGAACGGCTGCCAGGATGTTGTTGAGGCAATCGGCTTTGCTGGTTGGCCCCGGCAAGGCGCACACCACCTTGTGCACATTGCTGAAACGTTGGCAGGCCTGGTCAACATCGCTCTGAGTGTCGGCATCGTTGGGATAGGTGCCAACGAAGATCTGGTAGTTCTCGTAGTCGAGGTGTGTGGCTGCCAGATGAGCCATCTGGCCAATCACGCCTACCTCGTTCCAGGCGGGCACAAGGATTGCGAGGGGACGCTCACTCTCGCGATAAAGGGTTTGCTCGTCTGCGAATGAGCGGCGGCTGTAAATCCAGGCACGTCGCCAGCTGAAGCGCAGCCAGTACAGCAAATCGATGAGCAGATCCTCTGTGCCGAAGGCTGCCAAGGCACTTCCGATCACGGCCGTGGCGATCCGCAAGAGGTAGAGATAGGCGGCAAAGCCGTCAACGAGAGCGTCGGCAGTCATGGCGGGATGGGCGCTTCACCGCTTCTCGACGCCTGCCTACAGTAAGGCCGCTGAAGGATTGGCAGTCGCCATGAACGGGCTTGCTCTTCCCTTCAAAAGCTCCCGTCGTGCCGCGATTCTTTTATCGGCTCTGCTGTTGGCAGGTCTGGGTTTCCTGTCGCTTTTTGCGTATCTGCGCTCGACCCGGCAGTTCGATCGTCAGATGGCCACCAAGATCCTGCCGCTTACGGCAGATGCCGTGACGGCTCGCATCGATGATGTGATCAGTCAGCCTATTTTGGCTTCCAGGTTGCTTGCTGATAACAGCCTGATCCTTGGTTTGCTCTCATCTGGACGCAACGACTCTGGTGCGATTACGTCGTATCTTTTGTCTATTCAAAAGGCTGCAGGCGCGCAATCTGCATTTCTGGTGCCTCAGAGCACGCTTCAGTATTTTCATTCCTCAGGTGTGATCAAGACGATTCAGCCTGAATCTCCCCAGGATCGTTGGTATCGAGATTTTCTAGCCTCTGGCCAGATGGTTGAGATCGATATCGATCGTGATACGGCTGATCCAAGTCGGACTGTTGCGTTTGTGAACGTCCGCATCCAGGGGCGTGATCAGCAGTTGCTGGGGGTTGCTGGTTTGGGCGTGTCGGCTGAGGCCATCCAGCGGCAACTCAAGGCGATTCAATCCGATTATGGCGCTCGGGTTCTGCTGGTTAACGGCGTCGGATCTGTGGTGTTGTCCTCAGACGGAACACAAGGCATTCTCAGTCATATTCCTGGTCTTGGCGATCAGGCTCGGGTGATTCTGTCTCAGCCGAGTAGCTCCATACAGCGCCAACTTGGAAGTGACTTACTCTATGTGAATGTACAGCAGATTCGTGGATCTGGTTTGACTCTGGTGGTTGTCCAGACCCTGGATCCCGACGAAAAGCAATTGCGCAGCTTGCTGATTTAGAACACGTTGGTTGCCCTATTGATTGGGGCCTTGTTGATTGTGGCTGGCCGTTTTACGATTGGCCGTGAGCATGAGAAGCTTCACCAAGCTGCTCACACCGATGGCCTCAAAGGCCTGTTGAACCGTACGGCCTTCGCTCCTTTGTTTGATGCCTGCACGGCAGATGCAGCGGCAGGCCAGGGTGGTCTGGTGGCCGCGTTGATGGACATTGACTATTTCAAGCGCGTGAATGACACGTATGGCCACGCTGTTGGTGATGAAGCTCTGCGCATCGTGGCGACTGCAATTCGCAGTAGTGTTCGTGACACCGATCCTGTGTTTCGTTGGGGCGGTGAGGAGTTTCTGCTCTTGTTGCCGATGGCTGATTTGCCCCAGGCCCTTGCACGATTAGAGGCCCTCCGGGATCGATTGCGGGGTACTCCGATTGAGGTGCCACAGCCTGCGGGGGCGATCTATGTCAACCTTAGCTTTGGTGTGGGACGTCACCGGAAAGGGGAATCCAGTGCAGGTCTGCTTCAGCGCGCCGACCGAGCTCTTTATGACGCTAAAAACAGCGGGCGCGACTGTATCGCTGTCGATCAAGAGTCTTAGCGTCTTGGTAGCCGCTCCCAAGCGAGGTCAAAGAGGTAATAGATCAAGGTGAGGCCGATATGGATTTCTATCGATTGTCTCAATCCAATAAATAGTGCTGTAAAAGCAATTGCAATCACCCGGTAAGCCAGGGCTTTCCAGATCAATGGGCGTTGAATCACGAGCGGTCACGCGCGCTGGCTTTCGCTAGGAAGTCTGCCTGAGCCAGTGCTGACGCATGGTTGTGATGCGCGCCTTTCCTGAGCGTGGCCGGCTTCACAGTGCACCTACGATGCAGTCTCCTGTGGCGTGAGATTTAACGCCGGATCGAAGATCTTCAGGCGTTGGAGTCCGATCTACAGGCCATGCTGTCCAGCTGGCAATCTTGTGGTGGCCGTTAGCCGAGGGGCTCAGAGTCCTTCGCAGTGCTGCACGGCCTTGAGGTAGATCAGTTTTCCAGGGCCGCTCTGCCCCTGGAGCGCACTGCTCTGGCGCAATTGGATCTGGGCATCCACGCAGCGGTTGTAGCGATGGGCTTTCACCGCTTGGGGAATTTGCAGGAGGGCGATGGCCAGAAGGCTGCAGCTACTGATGGTGGCCAGTACGGGGTAGGCGTGGGCGCGCACCATCTCGCGGGTGGTGAGCTGCTGCTGGGTGTGATCGCTCATGGCGGTCTCGATGCTGCGCTGATGATGCTCCGTTGACATCCCCATCCGTACTGGCTAGTACAGGTGTACTCCGCCCTTGGGATGATGGCTGTCGCTTCCCCTTATGCCGTGTTCCGCGCTGTTGATGTGATCTGGCCGCCCCAGGCTCCGCCTGTGGTTGTGGAGGGCGATCACGCCCGCATCCCCATTGCTCCCGTGCGCCGGCCTCGCAAGCGCCGTGTCACGGCCGCGGTGCAAGGAGAGTTGTTCCCTGCGGCGGCTGGGCTTTCGGTTGTGTGATCAGCGGCGGCGCAGGAGTTGCCTCGGCCAGCTGCGCGGCCCGTCGTTCTCGCGCACCTGGAGTTGCGCCATCGAGCGCGCGAAGCGCCAGCCCCCGCGGCGCAGCACAGCTCCCCCATGCCAGATCACCGCACCACTGATCAGTAGCCAGGCGAGCAGGTGCAAGTGATACGGAAAGGCATCGAGCTGCCCCGTGCGTAACCAGTCCTCCTGCATCAACTTGCCGCTGCCGATCGCGAGCATCAGACCGATCAGGGCTGCGGCATTGGCCGGTTGGCGCAGGCGGCTCCGACCAGCGTTCAGCGCGTAGAGCGCAAACACCAGCGCCACGGGCCAGAGCAGCACCCCCACCGTTCCATGGATGTCAATCCAATCGCCGGGGAGTGTCGGCAGGCGCAACCAGCGGCCGTCGTGATTGCTGAACACCACGAGCCCGCTCAGCCAGGCCAGCGGCACGAGTAGGGCGGTGCATCCGTGCAGCAGCCGCAGCAGCGAGGGTTGGTAAGGAATGGGGCGGTTCATGTCGCCTGCCGGCCACAGTGAGAGTGATCCTGGCGTCTGATGGTTAAGCCAGGGGATCCGGGGCCGTCATCAGGCTGAGGTGATCGCGATGATCATCACGGTCGTGGTGGTTATCGCTGCCGCCGAGCGAATGCTCGCTGTCGTCGGAATACACAACGCTGCCGACGCGGCGCCCATCATCCTCTCGATGATCATCACGGCTGCCGTAGTGGCGTTCGCCATCGTGATCGTTGGAGTCGCCACCTGAAATGATCGGATCATCACTAAATGAAGCTGCCGTGAGCGAATCACGGTTTCGGTTGCGCTTGTGATCGCGATGATCGTTGCGGTGATGATCACGATCACGCCGATTGCGCTTGCGGTCGCGAGACATTGGCTGCTCTCGGAGAACTCTTTCACCGTATGCAGCGTCCCGTGAGGAACTCGTGAGGCCCTCAGAGTGGCCGGCAGCTGTAGAGATCTGGCCCTTGCGGTGTGGTGTCGGAAGCCTGCTCTGCCAGCCCGCAGCTGAGCTCGGGGGTGGATGGATCCTCGTCGCTAAGCACCCATTGCTGTTGATCGCCGCGGCGCAGTTGCCGTCGCGCTTTGGCTCCCGTGATCACCTCCCGATCCAGATACCAACTGAGGCTGGGCCGCTCATCGCCCTGCAGCAGTAGTGGTGCTGCCCCATTCGCGCCCAGCCGTGGCTTCATCCAGGCGGTGACCGGCGGCACGCTCCAGGTTTCCGCTAACTCCCACAGCCAGATTCGGCTGGCAAAGAGATCGAACAACGCCAACCAGAGCAGTGTGACCAGCACCACGGCACCCCAGAGGCGCCAGCGCTGTTGCCGGCTGATCAGCAAGCTTCCTCCAGCCAGGAGGGCGAATGCCACCGGCAGGCTGACCGCCATGGGTAACGGCAGTTGGCGATGCACGGCCAGCAACCCGGCCCCCGCCAGGATCCATAACCACGGCACCCACGGCAGCACGCGCGTGCAGATCCAGGAACGGGAGCTGTTGCGTTCGATCAGTTGAGCCAGAAGCGGCCCCACGCTTAAAGCAAACGATGGCCAGAGCAAATGGCTGTACCAGGGCAACTGTGTGCGCAGCGGCAGTACGGCTGCTGCGGTGATCAGCGTGAGGCCAAGACTCCAGAAGCCCCAGCGCGACTGCCGTTGTTGCAGGGCCATGACCATGGCCAGCGGCCAGAGGCTGAGCCAGGGCCAGCCCCCCTCCAACACCTCCGTGACCGGCACCATCCAGCCACCGCTATGGCCTTCTAGGGAGCTCACCACCCGTGCCAGCCCCTGGCTCCCCCACATCGTGAGACCTTCCGGCCCCCGATCTAGGAGATGCCAGCCATGCCAGAGAAGGCCTGGCACCAGTCCAATCGCGATCCAGCCGAGCAGAGGCAGCCATTGCTTCGGGCGCCAGCGCCGCTCCCAGCCCAGCAAGAGGCACGCGCCTAGGAGCAACGGCAGGCTCGCGGGGGCTTTCAACAGCAGGATCGCTGAGGCGGCTCCGCCCGCGATCAGGCCCCAGCGGCGTTGCTCGGCAGGCTGCGGATCCTGCGGCAG includes:
- a CDS encoding glycosyl transferase family protein — its product is MTADALVDGFAAYLYLLRIATAVIGSALAAFGTEDLLIDLLYWLRFSWRRAWIYSRRSFADEQTLYRESERPLAILVPAWNEVGVIGQMAHLAATHLDYENYQIFVGTYPNDADTQSDVDQACQRFSNVHKVVCALPGPTSKADCLNNILAAVLRFEQEACVQFSGFILHDAEDVISPLELRLFNLLVDRKDLIQVPVYPFLHRHWWNFTANHYADEFAELHGKDVIVREALVGQVPSAGVGTCFSRRAVLQLLNEGEGIAFSTQSLTEDYDIGFRLRQAGMREIFVRFSPRDPALAPLREQRFGVNERTSKVICVRENFPETMATAIRQKSRWITGIVFQGSQTIPWTRNWLLNYFLWRDRRGGISNLIGLLSMLLAVQLGIAWLISLEGWSGWEFASILGNSRFLHGLLLYNGLLLLNRIMQRMIFTGSFYGFVASVMAIPRMVWANWVNFFGNLRAFRQVMAMGDARRVAWDKTTHVFPSVAESSKSQPIGEILIEQGSLGRTQLEQVLARSGRRRIGQQLLDEGLIDSRQLAAALAQQHQLGWRDCNPFQPDAELLERIGERLAFKYSVLPLCMEENNLVLGRESAASAVALGVISRQLGCPCRQVLVPQGRVQIGLIHGYRPDENSDLAAGIRELARDPNPERVEALGRHLILLGDLAVEMGLLNQAVLSQALISFDPLQERLGDHLLQRGLLNQNSLETLLMEQQRQRQRGLAGLTITAP
- a CDS encoding cache domain-containing protein; translated protein: MNGLALPFKSSRRAAILLSALLLAGLGFLSLFAYLRSTRQFDRQMATKILPLTADAVTARIDDVISQPILASRLLADNSLILGLLSSGRNDSGAITSYLLSIQKAAGAQSAFLVPQSTLQYFHSSGVIKTIQPESPQDRWYRDFLASGQMVEIDIDRDTADPSRTVAFVNVRIQGRDQQLLGVAGLGVSAEAIQRQLKAIQSDYGARVLLVNGVGSVVLSSDGTQGILSHIPGLGDQARVILSQPSSSIQRQLGSDLLYVNVQQIRGSGLTLVVVQTLDPDEKQLRSLLI
- a CDS encoding GGDEF domain-containing protein: MAGRFTIGREHEKLHQAAHTDGLKGLLNRTAFAPLFDACTADAAAGQGGLVAALMDIDYFKRVNDTYGHAVGDEALRIVATAIRSSVRDTDPVFRWGGEEFLLLLPMADLPQALARLEALRDRLRGTPIEVPQPAGAIYVNLSFGVGRHRKGESSAGLLQRADRALYDAKNSGRDCIAVDQES
- a CDS encoding cytochrome b/b6 domain-containing protein; protein product: MNRPIPYQPSLLRLLHGCTALLVPLAWLSGLVVFSNHDGRWLRLPTLPGDWIDIHGTVGVLLWPVALVFALYALNAGRSRLRQPANAAALIGLMLAIGSGKLMQEDWLRTGQLDAFPYHLHLLAWLLISGAVIWHGGAVLRRGGWRFARSMAQLQVRENDGPRSWPRQLLRRR
- a CDS encoding glycosyltransferase family 39 protein produces the protein MGALLLLFNHLGDLPLRDWDEALVARVAQEISLRPFPANLLPTLWGEPYLNKPPLLHSLIAAAIGLWRGVVGLEAAGQVPPEWVVRALPALASSLIVPLLALVQWRLRPGDRLAAICTAAVALTLLPLMRHGRLAMLDGSLISAMALQWWALLSLPQDPQPAEQRRWGLIAGGAASAILLLKAPASLPLLLGACLLLGWERRWRPKQWLPLLGWIAIGLVPGLLWHGWHLLDRGPEGLTMWGSQGLARVVSSLEGHSGGWMVPVTEVLEGGWPWLSLWPLAMVMALQQRQSRWGFWSLGLTLITAAAVLPLRTQLPWYSHLLWPSFALSVGPLLAQLIERNSSRSWICTRVLPWVPWLWILAGAGLLAVHRQLPLPMAVSLPVAFALLAGGSLLISRQQRWRLWGAVVLVTLLWLALFDLFASRIWLWELAETWSVPPVTAWMKPRLGANGAAPLLLQGDERPSLSWYLDREVITGAKARRQLRRGDQQQWVLSDEDPSTPELSCGLAEQASDTTPQGPDLYSCRPL